One Stigmatopora nigra isolate UIUO_SnigA chromosome 1, RoL_Snig_1.1, whole genome shotgun sequence DNA segment encodes these proteins:
- the LOC144199178 gene encoding 6-phosphofructo-2-kinase/fructose-2,6-bisphosphatase-like isoform X1, producing MAAMELLQPMRRRRCDSSTVPQLCNSPTLIVMVGLPARGKTYISKKLTRYLNWIGVPTKTFNVGQYRRRAVKTYQNFEFFKPDNEEAMRIRKACATAALRDVAAYFASKEGQVAVFDATNTTRERRLIISSFAKERGYKVFFVESICDDPEIITENVKQVKFGSPDYVNRSMEDAMLDFAQRIECYKSSYTPIDDEKDRKLSYIKIYEVGKRYLVNLVRDHIQSRIVYYLMNIHVAPRSIYLSRHGESQLNLLGRIGGDSKLSERGRQYAAALKTFIHSQKIHDLKVWTSHMKRTTQTANILGVPYEQWKALNEIDAGVCEELTYEEIQEQFPEEFALRDQDKFRYRYPKGESYEDLVHRLEPVIMELERQENILVICHQAVMRCLLAYFLDKAADKLPYLLCPLHTVLKLTPIAYGCEVESFYLNVEAVNTHREKPGNVDINRNPEEALQTAPDHI from the exons ATGGCCGCCATGGAGCTTCTCCAGCCGATGAGACGGAGAAGGTGCGACAGCAGTACAG TGCCGCAACTCTGCAACTCCCCCACCCTCATCGTCATGGTGGGCTTGCCAGCCAGAGGGAAGACCTACATCTCCAAGAAGCTAACCCGCTACCTCAACTGGATCGGAGTCCCCACCAAAA CATTCAACGTGGGTCAGTACCGGCGACGGGCCGTCAAGACCTACCAGAACTTTGAGTTTTTTAAACCGGACAACGAGGAGGCCATGAGGATCCGCAA AGCCTGCGCCACGGCCGCCCTCCGCGACGTCGCCGCCTACTTTGCCAGCAAGGAAGGCCAAGTGGCG GTTTTTGATGCCACAAACACCACCAGGGAACGAAGGCTAATTATCTCCAGTTTTGCTAAGGAAAGAGGCTACAAg GTTTTCTTTGTGGAGTCAATCTGTGACGACCCAGAAATAATTACAGAAAATgtcaag CAAGTAAAATTCGGAAGTCCGGATTACGTAAACCGAAGCATGGAGGACGCCATGTTGGATTTTGCCCAACGAATCGAGTGTTACAAATCCAGCTACACGCCCATTGACGACGAAAAAGACAG GAagctttcctacatcaaaattTACGAAGTGGGGAAAAGGTACCTGGTCAATCTGGTCCGGGATCACATCCAGAGTCGGATCGTCTACTACTTGATGAACATCCACGTCGCCCCGAGGTCAATCTACCTCAGCCGACACGGCGAGAGCCAACTCAATCTTCTCGGGCGCATCGGTGGGGATTCCAAGTTATCTGAAAGGGGACGCCAA TATGCTGCCGCGTTGAAGACCTTCATCCACAGTCAGAAAATCCACGACTTGAAGGTTTGGACCAGCCACATGAAGAGAACCACCCAGACGGCGAACATTTTGGGGGTGCCGTATGAGCAGTGGAAAGCCCTCAATGAAATCGACGCG GGTGTGTGTGAAGAATTGACCTACGAGGAGATCCAAGAGCAGTTCCCCGAAGAGTTTGCGCTCAGGGACCAGGACAAGTTTCGTTACCGTTACCCCAAGGGGGAA TCCTACGAAGACCTGGTCCACCGCCTAGAACCGGTTATCATGGAACTGGAGAGGCAAGAGAACATTCTAGTCATCTGCCACCAGGCTGTCATGCGCTGTCTTTTGGCCTACTTTCTGGATAAAGCGGCAG ACAAGCTCCCCTATCTTCTCTGTCCTCTCCACACGGTGCTCAAACTAACACCAATAGCCTACG GGTGCGAAGTGGAGTCGTTTTACCTCAACGTGGAGGCAGTCAACACCCACAGAGAGAAGCCCGGG AACGTGGACATCAACCGGAATCCAGAAGAAGCCCTCCAGACCGCCCCCGATCACATTTAG
- the LOC144199178 gene encoding 6-phosphofructo-2-kinase/fructose-2,6-bisphosphatase-like isoform X2 produces MAAMELLQPMRRRRCDSSTVPQLCNSPTLIVMVGLPARGKTYISKKLTRYLNWIGVPTKTFNVGQYRRRAVKTYQNFEFFKPDNEEAMRIRKACATAALRDVAAYFASKEGQVAVFDATNTTRERRLIISSFAKERGYKVFFVESICDDPEIITENVKQVKFGSPDYVNRSMEDAMLDFAQRIECYKSSYTPIDDEKDRKLSYIKIYEVGKRYLVNLVRDHIQSRIVYYLMNIHVAPRSIYLSRHGESQLNLLGRIGGDSKLSERGRQYAAALKTFIHSQKIHDLKVWTSHMKRTTQTANILGVPYEQWKALNEIDAGVCEELTYEEIQEQFPEEFALRDQDKFRYRYPKGESYEDLVHRLEPVIMELERQENILVICHQAVMRCLLAYFLDKAAGCEVESFYLNVEAVNTHREKPGNVDINRNPEEALQTAPDHI; encoded by the exons ATGGCCGCCATGGAGCTTCTCCAGCCGATGAGACGGAGAAGGTGCGACAGCAGTACAG TGCCGCAACTCTGCAACTCCCCCACCCTCATCGTCATGGTGGGCTTGCCAGCCAGAGGGAAGACCTACATCTCCAAGAAGCTAACCCGCTACCTCAACTGGATCGGAGTCCCCACCAAAA CATTCAACGTGGGTCAGTACCGGCGACGGGCCGTCAAGACCTACCAGAACTTTGAGTTTTTTAAACCGGACAACGAGGAGGCCATGAGGATCCGCAA AGCCTGCGCCACGGCCGCCCTCCGCGACGTCGCCGCCTACTTTGCCAGCAAGGAAGGCCAAGTGGCG GTTTTTGATGCCACAAACACCACCAGGGAACGAAGGCTAATTATCTCCAGTTTTGCTAAGGAAAGAGGCTACAAg GTTTTCTTTGTGGAGTCAATCTGTGACGACCCAGAAATAATTACAGAAAATgtcaag CAAGTAAAATTCGGAAGTCCGGATTACGTAAACCGAAGCATGGAGGACGCCATGTTGGATTTTGCCCAACGAATCGAGTGTTACAAATCCAGCTACACGCCCATTGACGACGAAAAAGACAG GAagctttcctacatcaaaattTACGAAGTGGGGAAAAGGTACCTGGTCAATCTGGTCCGGGATCACATCCAGAGTCGGATCGTCTACTACTTGATGAACATCCACGTCGCCCCGAGGTCAATCTACCTCAGCCGACACGGCGAGAGCCAACTCAATCTTCTCGGGCGCATCGGTGGGGATTCCAAGTTATCTGAAAGGGGACGCCAA TATGCTGCCGCGTTGAAGACCTTCATCCACAGTCAGAAAATCCACGACTTGAAGGTTTGGACCAGCCACATGAAGAGAACCACCCAGACGGCGAACATTTTGGGGGTGCCGTATGAGCAGTGGAAAGCCCTCAATGAAATCGACGCG GGTGTGTGTGAAGAATTGACCTACGAGGAGATCCAAGAGCAGTTCCCCGAAGAGTTTGCGCTCAGGGACCAGGACAAGTTTCGTTACCGTTACCCCAAGGGGGAA TCCTACGAAGACCTGGTCCACCGCCTAGAACCGGTTATCATGGAACTGGAGAGGCAAGAGAACATTCTAGTCATCTGCCACCAGGCTGTCATGCGCTGTCTTTTGGCCTACTTTCTGGATAAAGCGGCAG GGTGCGAAGTGGAGTCGTTTTACCTCAACGTGGAGGCAGTCAACACCCACAGAGAGAAGCCCGGG AACGTGGACATCAACCGGAATCCAGAAGAAGCCCTCCAGACCGCCCCCGATCACATTTAG
- the LOC144199178 gene encoding 6-phosphofructo-2-kinase/fructose-2,6-bisphosphatase-like isoform X3, whose translation MVGLPARGKTYISKKLTRYLNWIGVPTKTFNVGQYRRRAVKTYQNFEFFKPDNEEAMRIRKACATAALRDVAAYFASKEGQVAVFDATNTTRERRLIISSFAKERGYKVFFVESICDDPEIITENVKQVKFGSPDYVNRSMEDAMLDFAQRIECYKSSYTPIDDEKDRKLSYIKIYEVGKRYLVNLVRDHIQSRIVYYLMNIHVAPRSIYLSRHGESQLNLLGRIGGDSKLSERGRQYAAALKTFIHSQKIHDLKVWTSHMKRTTQTANILGVPYEQWKALNEIDAGVCEELTYEEIQEQFPEEFALRDQDKFRYRYPKGESYEDLVHRLEPVIMELERQENILVICHQAVMRCLLAYFLDKAADKLPYLLCPLHTVLKLTPIAYGCEVESFYLNVEAVNTHREKPGNVDINRNPEEALQTAPDHI comes from the exons ATGGTGGGCTTGCCAGCCAGAGGGAAGACCTACATCTCCAAGAAGCTAACCCGCTACCTCAACTGGATCGGAGTCCCCACCAAAA CATTCAACGTGGGTCAGTACCGGCGACGGGCCGTCAAGACCTACCAGAACTTTGAGTTTTTTAAACCGGACAACGAGGAGGCCATGAGGATCCGCAA AGCCTGCGCCACGGCCGCCCTCCGCGACGTCGCCGCCTACTTTGCCAGCAAGGAAGGCCAAGTGGCG GTTTTTGATGCCACAAACACCACCAGGGAACGAAGGCTAATTATCTCCAGTTTTGCTAAGGAAAGAGGCTACAAg GTTTTCTTTGTGGAGTCAATCTGTGACGACCCAGAAATAATTACAGAAAATgtcaag CAAGTAAAATTCGGAAGTCCGGATTACGTAAACCGAAGCATGGAGGACGCCATGTTGGATTTTGCCCAACGAATCGAGTGTTACAAATCCAGCTACACGCCCATTGACGACGAAAAAGACAG GAagctttcctacatcaaaattTACGAAGTGGGGAAAAGGTACCTGGTCAATCTGGTCCGGGATCACATCCAGAGTCGGATCGTCTACTACTTGATGAACATCCACGTCGCCCCGAGGTCAATCTACCTCAGCCGACACGGCGAGAGCCAACTCAATCTTCTCGGGCGCATCGGTGGGGATTCCAAGTTATCTGAAAGGGGACGCCAA TATGCTGCCGCGTTGAAGACCTTCATCCACAGTCAGAAAATCCACGACTTGAAGGTTTGGACCAGCCACATGAAGAGAACCACCCAGACGGCGAACATTTTGGGGGTGCCGTATGAGCAGTGGAAAGCCCTCAATGAAATCGACGCG GGTGTGTGTGAAGAATTGACCTACGAGGAGATCCAAGAGCAGTTCCCCGAAGAGTTTGCGCTCAGGGACCAGGACAAGTTTCGTTACCGTTACCCCAAGGGGGAA TCCTACGAAGACCTGGTCCACCGCCTAGAACCGGTTATCATGGAACTGGAGAGGCAAGAGAACATTCTAGTCATCTGCCACCAGGCTGTCATGCGCTGTCTTTTGGCCTACTTTCTGGATAAAGCGGCAG ACAAGCTCCCCTATCTTCTCTGTCCTCTCCACACGGTGCTCAAACTAACACCAATAGCCTACG GGTGCGAAGTGGAGTCGTTTTACCTCAACGTGGAGGCAGTCAACACCCACAGAGAGAAGCCCGGG AACGTGGACATCAACCGGAATCCAGAAGAAGCCCTCCAGACCGCCCCCGATCACATTTAG
- the cd63 gene encoding CD63 antigen encodes MSLEGGMKCVKFLLFFFNFIFWLCGLALIVVGVLAQVSLHQTIKMKDLSASGAPIVIIGVGVLIFFISFFGCCGAWKENYCMVTLFSILLSLVILVQIAAAIAGYVFRNKVSAMVHDSLSDMISLYGNSSAEFKSSVDALQEQLKCCGVNGSSDWGDFRPDGISVPDSCCLNVSLNCGVRAMADAAKVNQRGCGPVLEELLKKNILWVIVAALVLAFVEILGVVFACCLMRGIRSGYEVM; translated from the exons ATGAGTCTCGAAGGAGGAATGAAATGCGTCAAGTTCTTGCTCTTCTTTTTTAACTTCATCTTTTGg TTATGTGGCCTGGCCCTGATCGTGGTGGGGGTGCTGGCGCAGGTGTCCTTACACCAAACCATCAAGATGAAGGACCTTTCGGCCTCGGGGGCGCCCATCGTCATCATCGGAGTGGGCGTGCTCATTTTCTTCATCTCCTTCTTCGGATGCTGCGGTGCCTGGAAGGAAAACTACTGCATGGTTACCTTG TTTTCCATCCTTCTTTCGTTGGTGATCCTCGTCCAGATCGCGGCGGCCATCGCCGGTTACGTCTTTAGGAACAAA GTGTCCGCCATGGTCCATGACAGCCTGTCGGACATGATTTCCCTGTACGGCAACAGCTCGGCGGAATTCAAAAGCAGCGTGGACGCGCTTCAGGAGCAG TTGAAATGCTGCGGCGTCAACGGCTCCTCCGACTGGGGCGACTTCCGACCCGACGGGATTTCCGTGCCCGACTCGTGCTGTCTGAACGTGTCGCTCAATTGCGGCGTCCGGGCCATGGCCGACGCCGCCAAAGTTAACCAGAGG GGTTGTGGTCCTGTACTTGAGGAGCTCCTGAAGAAAAACATCCTGTGGGTCATTGTCGCTGCTCTCGTCCTGGCTTTTGTCGAG ATCCTGGGCGTGGTCTTTGCCTGCTGTTTGATGCGAGGAATCCGCAGCGGCTACGAGGTCATGTGA
- the letmd1 gene encoding LETM1 domain-containing protein 1, whose product MALSCSRLSNNLSLLRLLRLQSHQITTGISSPCFCQQTRCYSTSEVRRGIGRYVTTSLQWVNGKYENFLKKRFPRYYLLYHTFVEGKRISFRRKLRHTSGCSLFTYFLFLFSCFLATVGFKLLFRDAKDVRDIKIKMSKEGIAPRDLSYREMEKLRQFRRDVLKGIPIVLLSIPPFANYLVLLLMYFYPRQVLTRHFWTPKQQVEFRQLYHSQRIGQHPAVIQELRRVSAGTPDGDLRSRLEDLCTQVQKGKTPQVWEILAVRGLFSGAPLGMGQLSVNQMRNLSPLLFLTPRLPGFLMGRRLTSHAAELLVLDRALGKLGPGQLSESELRQACYMRGLDSDRLGVHRCREWLDRWLRVSSSLGDSDTSLLLHCLVFLSAEPQNGAGGQ is encoded by the exons ATGGCGCTGTCCTGTTCGAGGCTTTCCAACAATTTGTCTTTGCTTCGACTGCTACGGCTCCAAAGTCACCAAATAACCACTGGAATTTCCAGCCCGTGCTTTTGTCAACAGACCAG ATGTTACTCTACGTCCGAAGTCCGCCGAGGGATTGGTCGCTACGTGACGACCAGTCTTCAGTGGGTCAACGGCAAATatgaaaacttcctcaaaaaGCGTTTTCCACGATATTATTTGCTCTACCATACATTTGTCGAAGGTAAGAGAATTTCATTCAGGCGGAAACTTCGCCATACTTCCGGTTGTAGTCTTTTTACCTACTTCCTGttcttgttttcttgttttttggccACTGTAGGATTCAAGCTTCTTTTCCGAGATGCCAAAGATGTGCGAGATATCAAAATCAAGATGTCCAAAGAGGGAATTGCTCCCCGGGATTTGTCCTACCGAGAAATGGAGAAACTACGTCAG TTTCGCCGAGACGTCCTAAAAGGCATCCCGATTGTCTTGCTGTCAATCCCCCCTTTTGCCAACTACCTGGTTTTGCTTCTGAT GTACTTTTACCCCCGCCAGGTGTTGACCCGTCATTTTTGGACGCCGAAGCAGCAGGTGGAGTTTCGTCAGCTTTACCACTCGCAGAGGATCGGTCAACACCCGGCCGTGATCCAGGAACTGCGGCGGGTGAGCGCCGGCACCCCCGATGGCGACCTCCGTTCCCGCCTCGAAGACCTTTGCACTCAG gtGCAAAAAGGAAAGACCCCGCAAGTATGGGAAATCCTGGCAGTGCGTGGTTTATTTTCGGGTGCTCCTCTGGGCATGGGACAGCTGAGCGTCAATCAAATG CGGAACTTAAGCCCGCTGCTCTTTTTGACGCCACGCCTTCCCGGCTTCCTGATGGGTCGCCGGCTGACCAGTCACGCCGCGGAATTGTTGGTGCTGGACCGAGCCCTGGGAAAACTGGGCCCGGGTCAGCTTAGCGAATCGGAATTAAGACAG gcttgCTACATGAGGGGATTGGATTCGGACCGACTGGGCGTCCACCGGTGCCGGGAGTGGTTGGACCGCTGGTTGCGGGTGTCATCCTCGCTTGGAG ACTCGGACACATCACTCCTCTTGCACTGCCTAGTCTTCCTATCGGCTgagccccaaaatggcgccggtGGCCAGTGA
- the tmbim6 gene encoding putative Bax inhibitor 1: MNVFDRNINFDALFKFSQISHSTQLHLKNVYSSLAICMLVAAGGAYTHVVLRLFQGGVIFALASLGMMVWLAMTPHNPDTEKKRLAILAGFAFFNGVGLGPTLDFVLAVNPSIIVTAFLGTSLIFICFTLSALYAKRRSYLFLGGTLMSGLSVFFLLSLVNVFLGSVIVFKLHLYLGLLIMCGFVLFDTQLIIEKAENGDKDYVWHCVDLFLDFITIFRKLMVVLALNDKDKKKEKK; the protein is encoded by the exons ATGAACGTGTTTGATCGCAACATCAACTTTGACGCCCTCTTCAAGTTCTCGCAAAT ATCGCATTCCACCCAACTCCACTTGAAGAATGTCTACTCCAGTTTGGCAATCTGCATGTTGGTGGCAGCGGGCGGGGCTTACACGCACGTGGTGCTCCGCCTCTTTCAG GGTGGCGTCATCTTTGCACTGGCCTCACTGGGAATGATGGTGTGGCTTGCCATGACGCCACACAACCCGGACACGGAGAAGAAGCGACTGGCCATCCTGGCCGGATTCGCCTTCTTCAACG GTGTCGGCCTCGGACCCACGTTGGACTTTGTACTCGCCGTCAACCCTAG CATCATCGTCACGGCCTTCCTGGGAACGTCTCTGATTTTCATCTGCTTCACGCTTAGCGCCCTCTATGCTAAACGTCGGAGTTACCTCTTCCTTGGAG GCACCCTGATGTCCGGCCTGTCCGTCTTCTTCCTGCTGTCACTGGTCAACGTCTTCTTGGGCTCCGTCATCGTCTTCAAG ctccACCTTTACTTGGGCCTGCTCATCATGTGCGGCTTCGTCCTCTTCGACACGCAGCTCATCATCGAGAAGGCCGAGAATGGCGACAAGGATTACGTCTg GCACTGCGTGGACTTGTTCCTGGACTTCATCACCATTTTCAGGAAGTTGATGGTCGTCCTGGCCCTCAACGATAAG gacaagaaaaaggaaaagaagtaA